Proteins encoded by one window of Halorubrum ruber:
- a CDS encoding NUDIX hydrolase, with amino-acid sequence METTRHFTATTYIVNDGATALHDHERLGIKLPPGGHVDRDELPHEAARREVREETGLTPDLVATESQITGPNTRGLPEPAHLMLHDINVHEDGSVGHQHVDHLYYARVDSREIAPNGDDEVDPARWRWYTSEELAASDLPEDVVDLGREAIDAVGGG; translated from the coding sequence ATGGAGACGACTCGCCACTTCACGGCGACGACGTACATCGTCAACGACGGGGCGACCGCGCTTCACGACCACGAGCGCCTCGGAATCAAGCTCCCCCCAGGCGGCCACGTCGACCGCGACGAGCTCCCGCACGAGGCCGCGCGCCGCGAGGTTCGCGAGGAGACGGGGTTGACCCCGGATCTCGTCGCGACGGAGTCACAGATCACGGGCCCGAACACCCGCGGGCTCCCGGAGCCGGCGCACCTCATGCTCCACGACATCAACGTCCACGAGGACGGGTCAGTGGGCCACCAGCACGTCGACCACCTCTACTACGCCCGCGTCGACTCCCGGGAGATCGCCCCGAACGGCGACGACGAGGTCGACCCGGCGCGCTGGCGCTGGTACACCTCGGAGGAACTGGCGGCGAGCGACCTCCCGGAGGATGTCGTCGACCTCGGTCGAGAGGCGATCGACGCCGTCGGAGGGGGCTGA
- a CDS encoding transcription initiation factor IIB, with the protein MSENLRTYTTETVDDENESESETEDEELRCPECGGQLATDTEHGETVCVDCGLVVEEDEIDRGPEWRAFDSKEKDNKSRVGAPTTNMMHDKGLSTNIGWQDKDAYGKSLSSRQREKMQRLRTWNERFRTRDSKERNLKQALGEIDRMASALGLPDNVRETASVIYRRALDEDLLPGRSIEGVSTASLYAAARQAGTPRSLDEIAGVSRVEKDEIARTYRYVVRELKLEIQPADPESYVPRFASDLGLSDEAERRARSLLDTAKEQGIHSGKSPVGLAAAAVYAASLLVNEKVTQSEVSEVANISEVTIRNRYHELLEAEDSVALN; encoded by the coding sequence ATGAGCGAGAACCTTCGAACGTACACGACAGAGACCGTCGACGACGAGAACGAGAGCGAGTCGGAGACCGAAGACGAGGAGCTGCGGTGCCCCGAGTGCGGCGGCCAGCTCGCGACGGACACGGAGCACGGCGAGACCGTCTGCGTCGACTGCGGGCTCGTCGTCGAGGAGGACGAGATCGACCGCGGGCCGGAGTGGCGCGCGTTCGACTCCAAGGAGAAGGACAACAAGTCCCGGGTCGGGGCCCCGACGACGAACATGATGCACGACAAGGGGCTCTCGACGAACATCGGCTGGCAGGACAAAGACGCCTACGGCAAGTCGCTGTCCAGCCGCCAGCGGGAGAAGATGCAGCGGCTGCGGACGTGGAACGAGCGGTTCCGCACCCGCGACTCCAAGGAGCGCAACCTCAAGCAGGCGCTCGGCGAGATCGACCGGATGGCCTCCGCGCTCGGCCTCCCGGACAACGTCCGCGAGACGGCCTCGGTCATCTACCGCCGCGCACTCGACGAGGACCTCCTCCCCGGCCGCTCCATCGAGGGCGTCTCCACGGCCTCGCTGTACGCCGCCGCGCGGCAGGCGGGCACGCCGCGCAGCCTCGACGAGATCGCGGGCGTCTCCCGGGTCGAGAAGGACGAGATCGCGAGGACGTACCGCTACGTCGTCCGCGAGCTCAAGCTGGAGATCCAGCCCGCCGACCCCGAGAGCTACGTGCCCCGGTTCGCCTCCGACCTCGGCCTCTCCGACGAGGCCGAGCGCCGCGCCCGCAGCCTGCTCGACACGGCGAAAGAGCAGGGGATCCACTCCGGCAAGTCGCCGGTCGGGCTCGCCGCCGCCGCCGTCTACGCCGCCTCGCTGCTCGTCAACGAGAAGGTGACCCAGAGCGAGGTCAGCGAGGTCGCGAACATCAGCGAGGTCACCATCCGGAACCGGTACCACGAACTCCTCGAGGCCGAGGACTCGGTCGCGCTGAACTGA
- a CDS encoding M24 family metallopeptidase — MNRTRLDDRLADLDTDGYLLDASQEDANQLYLSGFTGPDPFLTLYADGEVHLLVSGLEYGRATSEAAADTVERHADYDYEYGGREERNDMYAAFLRDKGVDSVSMPPRGPVGTADALRERGIDVAVDADDRLQAVRAVKTDEEIDAIREAQEANEAAMRAAEELIAGADVAGESDEAETGVLLRDGEPLTSERVTEEIEVTLLRHGCALDETIVAGGAQAADPHDRGSGPLRANEAIIVDIFPRSKATKYNADMTRTFCVGEPSKTLREWYDLTERALNAALDAVEPGATGEEVHAAACEVYEEAGEPTFRTDPDTETGFIHSTGHGIGLDVHESPRLASGGEELEPGHVITVEPGLYDPDIGGVRIEDLVVVTEDGYENLTDYPIRFAAE; from the coding sequence ATGAACCGAACGCGGCTCGACGACCGCCTCGCCGACCTCGATACGGACGGCTACCTGCTCGACGCCTCGCAGGAGGACGCAAACCAGCTGTACCTCTCCGGGTTCACCGGGCCCGACCCGTTCCTCACGCTGTACGCCGACGGCGAGGTCCACCTCCTCGTCAGCGGGTTAGAGTACGGCCGCGCGACGAGCGAGGCCGCGGCCGACACGGTGGAGCGCCACGCCGACTACGACTACGAGTACGGCGGCCGCGAGGAGCGCAACGACATGTACGCCGCGTTCCTCCGCGACAAGGGCGTCGACTCCGTCTCGATGCCGCCGCGCGGCCCGGTCGGCACCGCCGACGCCCTCCGCGAGCGCGGGATCGATGTCGCCGTCGACGCCGACGACCGGCTCCAAGCGGTCCGCGCGGTGAAGACCGACGAGGAGATCGACGCGATCCGCGAGGCGCAAGAGGCCAACGAGGCCGCGATGCGGGCCGCCGAGGAGCTGATCGCCGGCGCCGACGTGGCGGGAGAGAGCGACGAGGCGGAGACGGGAGTCTTGCTCCGTGACGGCGAGCCGCTCACCAGCGAGCGCGTGACCGAGGAGATCGAGGTGACGCTGCTGCGTCACGGCTGCGCGCTCGACGAGACGATCGTCGCCGGCGGCGCGCAGGCCGCGGACCCCCACGACCGCGGCTCGGGCCCGCTCCGCGCGAACGAGGCGATCATCGTCGACATCTTCCCGCGCTCGAAGGCGACGAAGTACAACGCCGACATGACGCGGACGTTCTGCGTCGGCGAGCCGAGCAAGACGCTTCGCGAGTGGTACGACCTCACCGAGCGCGCGCTGAACGCCGCGCTCGACGCCGTCGAGCCGGGCGCGACCGGCGAGGAGGTCCACGCCGCCGCCTGCGAGGTGTACGAGGAGGCGGGCGAGCCAACCTTCCGGACCGACCCCGACACCGAGACCGGGTTCATCCACTCGACCGGTCACGGGATCGGCCTCGACGTCCACGAGTCGCCGCGGCTCGCGAGCGGGGGCGAAGAGTTAGAGCCCGGACACGTGATCACGGTCGAGCCCGGGCTCTACGACCCGGATATCGGCGGCGTCCGCATCGAGGACCTCGTCGTCGTCACCGAGGACGGCTACGAG